In a single window of the Eshraghiella crossota genome:
- a CDS encoding DUF4869 domain-containing protein, which yields MIDIYTEKRNLKDCILQNDLYFNLNTGNEDMSQYEINLIQQVDEAKLTPDKHIETKYGLGTIRNLSSGCKTLLNIVKHPDKVVNVEECGPNVLKIIFTMDNIKIYMSRPSLFDIPDDVQIRFNDADIVTGGRGYNAWWSKEYERREADDL from the coding sequence ATGATTGATATATACACAGAAAAAAGAAACTTAAAAGATTGTATACTTCAGAATGACCTTTACTTTAATTTAAATACAGGCAATGAAGATATGTCGCAATATGAAATAAATCTCATTCAGCAAGTAGATGAGGCAAAGTTGACACCGGACAAGCACATTGAAACAAAATATGGATTAGGTACAATCCGAAATCTGTCATCTGGCTGCAAAACATTACTTAATATTGTAAAGCATCCTGACAAGGTGGTGAATGTAGAAGAATGTGGTCCGAATGTGCTTAAAATAATTTTTACTATGGATAATATAAAGATTTATATGTCCAGGCCCTCGCTTTTTGATATCCCGGATGATGTTCAAATCAGATTTAATGATGCTGATATAGTGACCGGAGGGAGAGGTTATAATGCCTGGTGGAGTAAGGAGTATGAAAGGAGAGAAGCAGATGATCTATAA
- a CDS encoding ATPase: MIYKNITFKADPFSYNLEFDDRITLVGGDSGTGKTVLYEMLEDLRLTNEYKAIKLFNYKSDNFSESIEKCRDSFIVVDNADNLINDEVRRFINFEPSNQYMLFLRNCDGLNVSDKSFKVLKFDNNRITLEEEL, encoded by the coding sequence ATGATCTATAAGAATATCACATTTAAAGCAGATCCATTTTCATACAATCTGGAATTTGACGATAGAATAACTCTTGTTGGCGGAGATAGCGGTACCGGTAAAACTGTGCTTTATGAAATGTTAGAAGATTTACGATTAACTAATGAATACAAAGCTATAAAATTGTTTAATTACAAATCAGATAATTTCTCAGAATCAATTGAAAAGTGCAGAGATAGTTTTATTGTAGTCGATAATGCAGATAATTTGATTAATGATGAGGTCAGACGTTTTATTAATTTTGAGCCGTCGAATCAATATATGCTTTTCCTACGAAATTGCGACGGACTAAATGTATCTGATAAGAGCTTTAAGGTGTTGAAGTTTGACAATAATAGGATAACACTGGAAGAGGAGTTGTGA
- a CDS encoding ATP-binding protein, with protein MTIEEILSKEENQTFDRKSINISPKDLAIPIVAFANADGGDIAIGITDKTRRIEGVDFEDKKLNELLRVPFDFCNPTIKVGIEEVPCVDEKGRENHVLVMHIDASPQVHANQADDVFLRVGDKSKLQTFEERLQLNYDKGERYFEDKAVPDATIDDIDMDFVKEYTDKIDYGKSPLEYLKENRGFIKEKDGEIQISTAAILLFGKNPQNFFPRARIRFIRYEGTEEKFGTEMNVIKDVIFEGTLLNMINEAIAYLDTQVKEKTYLGPDGTFVTDEEYPKFVRQELIVNAVTHRAYSITGTDIQIKMFDDHIVVESPGKLPGLVRADNIRFTHFSRNPKIAEFLKNYKFVKEFGEGVNRMCNELEQVGLKDPVYHTNAFMLQAVIYNSKVGKTIIEKTADSLKKLAVAVNKSLIDCQKPAIGEEKPAIGEEKSAVNRIKSAIEQQKYNEPSKANILKVYDEIEKNQIFGTKEIKEILDCSPSTARAVMTKLRDMKVVKAVNGKGKGKYVFIE; from the coding sequence ATGACGATTGAAGAAATTTTATCAAAGGAAGAAAATCAGACATTTGATAGAAAAAGTATAAATATTTCTCCTAAGGATTTAGCAATACCGATTGTTGCATTTGCTAATGCAGATGGCGGAGATATCGCAATAGGTATAACCGATAAGACAAGAAGAATTGAAGGTGTTGATTTTGAAGACAAGAAGTTAAATGAACTTCTAAGAGTACCATTTGATTTCTGTAATCCGACTATTAAAGTTGGAATAGAAGAAGTTCCATGCGTCGATGAAAAGGGAAGAGAGAATCATGTGCTTGTAATGCATATTGACGCAAGTCCACAGGTGCATGCAAATCAGGCAGATGATGTATTCTTAAGAGTTGGTGATAAATCTAAATTACAGACTTTTGAAGAACGCCTTCAGCTTAATTATGACAAGGGAGAACGATACTTTGAAGATAAGGCTGTGCCTGATGCTACAATAGATGATATAGATATGGACTTTGTAAAAGAATATACAGATAAGATTGATTATGGGAAAAGTCCATTGGAATATCTCAAAGAAAACAGAGGGTTCATAAAAGAAAAAGATGGCGAGATTCAAATCAGTACTGCTGCAATTTTGTTATTTGGAAAGAATCCGCAGAATTTCTTTCCTCGTGCAAGGATTCGTTTTATACGTTATGAGGGAACAGAAGAAAAATTTGGAACAGAAATGAATGTTATAAAGGATGTCATCTTTGAAGGCACACTGCTTAATATGATAAATGAGGCAATTGCATATTTGGATACGCAGGTAAAAGAAAAAACATACCTGGGACCAGATGGAACATTTGTTACAGATGAGGAATATCCTAAGTTTGTCAGACAGGAATTGATCGTAAATGCTGTTACTCATCGTGCCTATAGTATTACTGGCACAGATATTCAGATTAAAATGTTTGATGACCATATAGTAGTTGAAAGTCCTGGAAAACTTCCGGGGCTTGTAAGAGCGGACAATATACGTTTCACACATTTTTCCAGAAACCCTAAGATTGCAGAGTTTTTAAAGAACTATAAATTTGTAAAAGAATTTGGTGAAGGTGTTAATCGTATGTGTAATGAGTTAGAGCAGGTTGGATTAAAAGATCCGGTTTATCATACAAATGCTTTTATGTTGCAGGCGGTTATTTATAATTCAAAAGTTGGAAAAACTATTATTGAAAAAACCGCTGATTCATTAAAAAAATTGGCTGTTGCAGTCAATAAGTCGTTGATTGATTGCCAAAAGCCGGCGATTGGAGAAGAAAAGCCGGCGATTGGAGAAGAAAAGTCGGCGGTTAATAGGATAAAATCGGCGATTGAGCAACAAAAATATAATGAACCTTCGAAGGCAAATATTCTTAAAGTGTATGATGAAATAGAGAAAAATCAGATTTTTGGCACAAAAGAAATAAAAGAAATTCTTGATTGCTCACCATCCACAGCAAGAGCAGTCATGACAAAGCTTAGAGATATGAAAGTTGTTAAAGCGGTGAATGGTAAAGGAAAGGGAAAATATGTATTTATAGAATAA
- a CDS encoding HAD-IA family hydrolase, producing the protein MTKVNFYDTIDDSLLKFAVIISRHNGKWVFCKHKKRNTWEIPGGHRETGENILETAKRELQEETGAITFDMTPICIYSVTAPDNFNGMETFGKLFFADIHTFEEELHSEIEKIAIMDELPIDWTYSEIQPKLLEEARKRGFLPKKDAIKWLFFDIGSTLVDESKVYEDRMKKIAELSCATYEQVYECAMSFYKENKKGDLEAARQLGVKLPKWESQYERLYEDTKACLKKLSGIYKIGVIANQSLGTCERLENFGIRKYIDLVIASAEEGVSKPDRRIFEIALERSGCKPENAVMIGDRIDNDIVPAKQLGMKTIWVKQGVGSLWNITGESEKADIEIDNLSDILKYL; encoded by the coding sequence ATGACGAAAGTGAATTTTTATGACACCATCGACGATTCATTACTAAAATTTGCAGTTATCATTTCCAGACATAACGGCAAGTGGGTATTTTGCAAGCACAAGAAAAGAAATACATGGGAGATTCCGGGAGGACATAGGGAAACAGGTGAAAATATTCTTGAAACAGCTAAAAGAGAGTTACAGGAGGAAACAGGAGCAATAACTTTTGACATGACTCCGATTTGTATATATTCTGTGACTGCACCGGACAATTTCAATGGAATGGAGACTTTTGGAAAATTATTCTTTGCAGATATACATACATTTGAAGAAGAGCTTCATAGTGAAATTGAAAAAATAGCGATTATGGATGAACTGCCGATTGATTGGACATATTCTGAGATTCAGCCTAAACTGTTGGAAGAAGCAAGGAAAAGAGGATTTCTGCCCAAGAAGGACGCAATAAAATGGCTGTTTTTTGATATTGGTTCTACATTGGTTGATGAAAGCAAGGTCTATGAAGACAGGATGAAAAAAATAGCAGAATTATCATGTGCAACTTATGAGCAGGTTTATGAATGTGCTATGTCATTTTATAAAGAAAACAAAAAAGGAGATTTAGAGGCAGCAAGACAATTGGGTGTGAAATTACCTAAGTGGGAATCACAATACGAGAGGCTGTATGAAGATACTAAAGCTTGTCTGAAGAAATTAAGTGGAATTTATAAAATTGGTGTAATTGCAAACCAATCATTAGGAACTTGTGAGAGATTAGAAAATTTTGGTATAAGAAAATATATTGATTTGGTCATCGCATCGGCAGAAGAAGGTGTTTCAAAACCGGATAGACGCATATTTGAAATTGCATTGGAAAGAAGCGGTTGCAAGCCGGAAAATGCAGTCATGATTGGCGACCGTATTGACAATGATATTGTACCTGCAAAACAGTTGGGTATGAAAACTATATGGGTAAAACAGGGCGTTGGAAGTTTGTGGAATATAACAGGTGAGAGTGAAAAAGCGGATATTGAAATTGATAACTTATCCGATATTTTAAAATATTTGTAA
- a CDS encoding non-canonical purine NTP pyrophosphatase: protein MKLLYGTGNRAKLSAMRSRLKQLDIELIGLDDLRAEGKTIPQVVEDGKSPLENARLKAIAYYEAFHIPVFSCDSGLYFDNVPEAIQPGVHVRNVNGKCLTDDEMIDYYSGLVKIYGNLVARYRNAICFVQDDTHIYEAMEPSMESEKFILTDKPHSIVRKKGFPLDSISLDIKTNKYYYDLPVDRLEQVAVEDGFLDFFKRVLDLKL, encoded by the coding sequence TTGAAGTTATTATACGGAACCGGGAATCGGGCAAAGTTATCTGCGATGCGGAGCAGGCTTAAACAATTGGATATAGAATTAATAGGATTGGATGATTTAAGGGCAGAGGGAAAAACAATTCCTCAGGTAGTCGAGGATGGCAAGTCTCCGCTTGAAAATGCAAGATTAAAAGCAATAGCATATTATGAAGCATTTCATATTCCGGTCTTTTCGTGTGATTCAGGATTGTATTTTGATAATGTTCCGGAGGCAATCCAGCCGGGCGTGCATGTCCGCAATGTAAACGGAAAATGTTTGACAGATGACGAAATGATAGACTACTATTCCGGTTTGGTAAAAATTTATGGGAATCTGGTGGCAAGGTATCGGAATGCAATTTGTTTTGTACAGGATGATACGCACATATATGAAGCTATGGAACCGTCCATGGAGAGTGAAAAATTTATTTTAACTGATAAACCGCATAGCATAGTCAGGAAGAAAGGATTTCCGTTGGATAGCATATCTTTGGATATAAAAACTAACAAATATTATTACGACCTGCCGGTGGACAGACTTGAACAGGTAGCAGTTGAAGATGGATTTTTAGATTTTTTCAAAAGAGTTTTGGACTTGAAATTATAA
- a CDS encoding carbon-nitrogen hydrolase family protein, giving the protein MFKVAILQKRAIHVQIDENIESIIMAMKEASENHADILLLPECFVTGYDLPMTYEKSIADDDIRITKICENAEKYKIGVVLTAFTKGHKQPQNSAFVIDKSGKILMKYSKVHTCDFADERNVEPGKEFKVCDFEGIQLGIMICYDREYPESARILMLKGAEVILVPNDCCSMQPRIRALSTRAYENMVAVAMANPNGDNAGCSCAFSPICWDRNGKCVDNTVLQADDNTEGIFYTEFDMEAIREYRNREMLGNTFRKVEAYGQLVSKEIKSPFIRDGQN; this is encoded by the coding sequence ATGTTTAAGGTTGCAATATTACAAAAACGTGCCATTCATGTACAAATAGATGAAAATATTGAAAGTATTATTATGGCAATGAAAGAAGCTTCGGAGAATCATGCGGATATTCTTTTGCTGCCGGAATGTTTTGTTACAGGATATGATTTGCCTATGACCTATGAAAAAAGCATTGCAGATGATGATATAAGAATTACAAAAATATGCGAGAATGCTGAAAAATATAAAATAGGTGTGGTACTCACAGCATTTACAAAAGGTCATAAGCAGCCGCAGAACTCAGCCTTTGTTATTGATAAATCGGGCAAGATATTAATGAAATACTCTAAGGTACATACATGTGATTTTGCAGATGAAAGAAATGTTGAACCGGGGAAAGAGTTTAAGGTGTGCGATTTTGAAGGAATACAATTAGGTATTATGATTTGTTATGACAGGGAGTATCCTGAAAGTGCAAGAATACTGATGTTAAAAGGTGCAGAAGTTATTCTGGTACCCAATGATTGTTGTTCAATGCAGCCAAGAATCAGAGCGCTTTCTACAAGAGCATACGAAAATATGGTTGCAGTTGCTATGGCAAATCCAAATGGAGATAATGCCGGATGTTCCTGTGCATTTAGTCCGATTTGCTGGGACAGAAACGGAAAATGTGTTGATAACACAGTTTTGCAGGCTGACGATAACACAGAGGGCATTTTTTACACAGAGTTTGATATGGAAGCAATCAGAGAATACAGAAATCGGGAAATGTTAGGAAATACATTTCGTAAGGTAGAAGCATATGGGCAGTTGGTAAGTAAAGAAATTAAGAGCCCCTTTATAAGAGATGGTCAGAATTGA
- a CDS encoding GrpB family protein has translation MALQYENLKKEMQSKYADDRVAYTKCKQNMINKILGK, from the coding sequence GTGGCATTGCAGTATGAAAATTTAAAGAAAGAAATGCAAAGTAAGTATGCGGATGACAGGGTTGCATACACGAAGTGCAAACAAAATATGATAAACAAAATTTTGGGCAAATGA
- a CDS encoding GNAT family N-acetyltransferase, with protein MLRLRPYNKNDAEMIMSWIKDESTFYKWTAGVLGEYPISEEQFNTVSNLMAFTAIDDNDVVGFFTMRRPNEFFDELRFGFVIVDSRKRGRGYGKNMLKLGLKYAKEIFGVNKVSLGVFENNESAYYCYKAIGFEDVSQDEIEKYTVMGEEWNCLELEINL; from the coding sequence ATGTTAAGATTAAGGCCATACAATAAAAATGATGCAGAAATGATTATGTCTTGGATAAAAGACGAGAGCACTTTTTATAAATGGACAGCAGGAGTTTTAGGGGAATATCCAATTTCTGAGGAGCAATTCAATACAGTAAGTAATCTTATGGCATTTACTGCTATAGATGATAACGATGTAGTGGGATTTTTTACCATGAGAAGACCAAATGAATTTTTTGATGAATTACGGTTTGGCTTTGTAATCGTTGATTCGAGAAAACGTGGGCGGGGATATGGAAAAAATATGCTGAAATTAGGCTTAAAATATGCTAAAGAAATATTCGGCGTTAATAAAGTTTCATTAGGCGTTTTTGAGAATAATGAATCAGCTTATTATTGCTATAAGGCGATAGGTTTTGAGGATGTATCTCAAGATGAAATAGAAAAGTATACTGTAATGGGAGAAGAATGGAATTGCCTTGAACTGGAAATAAACCTATAA
- a CDS encoding RNA-binding domain-containing protein, which produces MNMQELKELIYQGEKVDIECKKAEKSVPKSAYESYSAFANTKGGYIILGVREDKTKTDPKERFIIQGIEDAPKQKEDFWNTINGNKVNINLLTDDDVKIVEDGSISLIVIHVPRADFNMRPVYVGENPYKGTYKRNHEGDYHATEHEIRGMIRDQNPEGNDNQIIEYYTMDDIDKETLRKYRQIFEIRNDGHVWNALDDKSFLEKLGGYRKDRKTGVEGLTLAGLLMFGTGQAIRERFDNVFMDYRSESQVTADIRWNDRITYDGTWENNLFNFFTKVTPKLTEDLKKPFKLEGGVQRIDDTPVHKAVREGFVNMIIHADYLMDAGVLKVIKRSDSFEFTNPGILKLPLEDIYRGGNSKSRNPHMQTMLRLVGFGDNAGSGFPAILAVWKSEGWIKPELIEDTNLDQVTLVMKMEKESDENVIENVIENVIEISAEKIKQLMPEYSKKKLSKACEILKMISKNPNISIDELRIALDVTDRTIARYISELKDKGIIERKGPDNGGEWKII; this is translated from the coding sequence ATGAATATGCAGGAGTTAAAGGAACTCATTTACCAAGGTGAAAAAGTTGATATAGAGTGCAAAAAAGCAGAAAAAAGCGTGCCAAAATCTGCGTATGAGTCATATTCTGCATTTGCCAATACAAAAGGTGGGTATATCATACTTGGAGTAAGAGAAGATAAAACAAAGACTGATCCGAAGGAACGATTTATAATACAAGGAATAGAGGACGCACCTAAGCAAAAAGAGGATTTTTGGAACACGATTAATGGGAATAAGGTAAATATAAACCTATTAACTGATGATGATGTAAAGATTGTTGAAGATGGCAGTATAAGTCTAATTGTGATTCATGTTCCTAGAGCTGATTTTAATATGCGTCCGGTATATGTTGGAGAAAATCCATATAAGGGAACATATAAAAGAAATCATGAAGGCGATTATCATGCGACAGAGCATGAGATTAGAGGAATGATAAGAGATCAAAATCCAGAGGGAAATGATAATCAGATAATTGAGTATTATACAATGGATGATATTGATAAAGAAACATTAAGAAAATATCGTCAGATTTTTGAAATCAGAAATGATGGTCATGTATGGAATGCTTTAGATGACAAGTCTTTTCTTGAAAAGTTGGGTGGTTATAGGAAAGATAGAAAAACTGGAGTAGAAGGTTTGACCTTAGCAGGACTTTTGATGTTTGGTACAGGACAGGCTATCAGAGAACGATTTGATAACGTTTTTATGGATTATCGTAGTGAAAGTCAAGTGACAGCAGATATCCGCTGGAATGACAGAATTACTTATGATGGAACATGGGAAAATAACTTGTTTAATTTCTTTACCAAAGTAACACCTAAATTAACTGAGGACTTAAAAAAACCATTTAAATTGGAAGGTGGCGTTCAGCGTATAGATGATACTCCGGTTCACAAAGCAGTTCGTGAAGGTTTTGTAAATATGATTATTCACGCGGATTACTTAATGGATGCAGGTGTGCTAAAGGTAATTAAGAGGTCAGACTCATTTGAATTTACAAATCCGGGAATTTTGAAACTTCCGCTGGAGGATATTTATCGTGGAGGTAATTCAAAGTCAAGAAATCCTCATATGCAAACTATGCTTAGATTGGTTGGATTTGGCGATAATGCTGGCTCAGGATTCCCAGCAATTCTTGCTGTGTGGAAGTCAGAAGGATGGATAAAACCAGAATTGATAGAAGATACAAATCTTGATCAGGTGACGCTTGTGATGAAGATGGAAAAGGAATCTGATGAAAATGTCATAGAAAATGTCATAGAAAATGTCATAGAAATTTCAGCAGAAAAAATCAAACAGTTAATGCCTGAATATTCTAAGAAGAAGCTTTCTAAAGCGTGTGAGATTTTGAAAATGATTTCGAAAAATCCGAATATTTCTATTGATGAATTAAGAATAGCCTTAGACGTTACGGATAGAACAATTGCAAGATATATATCAGAATTAAAGGATAAAGGTATCATAGAACGAAAAGGTCCAGATAATGGTGGAGAATGGAAAATTATATAG
- a CDS encoding histidine phosphatase family protein has translation MIRVYFIRHAQPEHDWEEDRTRPLTEESKKDSAIVLEFMKDKKIDAFYCNPYKRSMDTIAEAAGFFTKEIITDDRLRERKKGLDGNNHGMFRKRWADHNYHEEGGESIAMVQKRNIEALNEILSDNTDKDIVIGTHGTALSTILNFYDSNFGCEDFLRIIDWMPYIIELDFEGDKLIAKQEHCYIEKEFKGKQRADIKREYSTW, from the coding sequence ATAATAAGAGTTTATTTCATACGTCACGCACAGCCGGAACACGATTGGGAAGAAGACAGGACAAGACCTTTGACGGAAGAAAGTAAGAAGGATTCTGCAATTGTGCTGGAATTTATGAAGGATAAGAAAATAGATGCATTTTATTGTAATCCGTATAAACGTAGCATGGATACAATTGCAGAGGCAGCAGGATTTTTTACAAAAGAGATTATTACAGATGATAGATTGAGGGAGCGCAAAAAGGGACTTGATGGAAACAACCACGGAATGTTCCGAAAACGATGGGCTGACCATAATTATCATGAAGAAGGTGGGGAGTCAATTGCTATGGTGCAAAAACGTAACATAGAGGCACTGAATGAGATTTTATCAGATAATACGGATAAAGATATTGTTATAGGAACCCATGGTACTGCCCTTAGTACGATATTGAATTTTTATGATAGTAATTTTGGCTGTGAAGATTTTCTGCGAATTATAGATTGGATGCCATATATTATAGAATTGGATTTTGAAGGCGATAAGTTGATTGCCAAACAGGAACATTGTTATATAGAGAAGGAATTTAAGGGGAAGCAGCGTGCGGATATAAAAAGGGAGTATTCGACGTGGTAA
- a CDS encoding LytR/AlgR family response regulator transcription factor has protein sequence MQIAICDDEKSIGLILEEKMKKLLPDAVIDKYLSGDELIASGCEPDILFLDIQMPGMDGMETARILRQKNERMVLIFVTAVEEYVFQAFDVAAFHYLVKPFSDEKFEKVVKRAVRSIEKYSENQSDEKYMMVQSGGSHMKVFLKDIVYAEVYNRKVIIHTRDTNIEYYGKLQELSEIAGADFFRTHRAYLVHFKYVQKYDANCVTMENGTALIAKQNYPEFVKQYLKYNQRKGNEIG, from the coding sequence ATGCAAATAGCAATCTGTGATGATGAAAAATCTATAGGATTGATATTAGAAGAAAAAATGAAGAAATTATTACCGGATGCAGTAATAGATAAATATTTATCTGGTGATGAATTGATTGCAAGTGGTTGTGAGCCGGATATTCTGTTTTTAGATATTCAGATGCCAGGAATGGATGGAATGGAAACGGCAAGAATTCTGCGTCAGAAAAATGAAAGAATGGTATTGATATTTGTAACTGCTGTGGAAGAGTATGTTTTTCAGGCATTTGATGTTGCAGCATTTCATTATCTGGTGAAACCATTTTCAGATGAAAAATTTGAGAAAGTTGTGAAACGTGCAGTCAGAAGCATTGAAAAATATTCTGAAAATCAATCGGATGAAAAATACATGATGGTGCAGTCCGGAGGAAGCCATATGAAAGTGTTTTTGAAGGATATTGTGTATGCTGAGGTATATAATCGAAAAGTCATTATCCATACACGGGATACGAATATTGAATATTATGGAAAATTGCAGGAACTGAGTGAAATTGCGGGAGCAGATTTTTTTCGTACACACAGAGCCTACCTCGTACATTTCAAATATGTTCAGAAATATGATGCAAATTGTGTGACGATGGAAAATGGAACTGCATTGATTGCAAAACAGAATTATCCTGAGTTTGTAAAACAGTATTTGAAATATAACCAGAGGAAAGGAAACGAAATCGGATGA
- a CDS encoding sensor histidine kinase, protein MSLVEKCWMVTSKISVIALLMITGIYFGKFVCPYIKKKKGAVAVSIVYITIMLVLYMIPPQIDNFSAYLIGVIAAFLAMYVEDRRNIYQKIFLAITFFSIRWLTVAMAGRLDDLVTKTLVFRNMSAEKVWLQYGLYVGTRVLDIVLCIAFIAVAIGLINKAYKYKKDEMSVKEMVMLIIPSLVGVTGYGILQYYLMIYERDTGKNLIDTYGFYGALSFLHYLISIVAILVVIVMFQNWKEMQEEQRGQELVLNQISDMKKHIEEVEKLYRDIRSMRHDMGNHIQTLEHLVAHNNMDDATEYLEHLKNEWDEVSPEIKTGSPVIDVILMEKLGEAKERQIRFLSDFHYPQNTKLNAFDLSVIMNNALNNCMENVSGDDPYISISSFRKNSIFMITIKNSFGGQLNFGDSDLPETTKSGREHGMGLNNIRRVARMYMGDISLKQGNEEVILSIMMQVE, encoded by the coding sequence ATGAGTTTGGTAGAAAAATGCTGGATGGTTACATCGAAAATTTCTGTTATTGCACTCCTTATGATTACAGGAATCTATTTTGGAAAATTTGTTTGTCCCTATATAAAAAAGAAAAAAGGGGCTGTGGCAGTCAGTATTGTTTATATTACGATTATGCTTGTTTTATATATGATTCCGCCACAGATTGATAATTTTTCCGCATATCTGATTGGAGTTATAGCAGCGTTTCTTGCAATGTATGTAGAGGACAGAAGAAATATATATCAGAAAATATTTCTTGCAATTACGTTCTTTTCTATCCGATGGTTAACGGTTGCAATGGCAGGCAGACTTGATGATCTTGTTACAAAAACACTTGTATTTCGGAATATGAGTGCAGAAAAAGTGTGGTTGCAATACGGACTATATGTTGGAACCAGAGTTTTGGATATTGTACTTTGTATTGCTTTTATTGCGGTTGCAATAGGACTGATCAATAAAGCGTATAAATACAAAAAAGATGAAATGAGCGTCAAAGAGATGGTAATGCTTATTATACCTTCGCTTGTAGGTGTCACTGGGTATGGCATTTTACAATATTATCTCATGATATACGAAAGAGATACTGGAAAGAACTTGATTGATACATATGGATTTTATGGAGCTTTAAGCTTTTTACACTATCTGATTTCCATAGTTGCTATTCTTGTTGTGATTGTAATGTTTCAAAACTGGAAAGAGATGCAGGAAGAACAGCGGGGACAAGAGCTGGTATTAAATCAGATCAGTGACATGAAAAAGCATATCGAGGAAGTCGAAAAGTTGTATCGGGATATCCGCTCCATGCGCCATGATATGGGAAATCATATACAGACACTGGAACATCTGGTGGCACATAATAATATGGATGATGCAACAGAATACTTGGAACATCTGAAAAATGAATGGGACGAGGTATCTCCGGAAATAAAGACAGGAAGTCCGGTAATTGATGTCATTTTGATGGAAAAGCTGGGAGAAGCAAAAGAAAGGCAGATTCGGTTTCTGTCGGATTTTCATTATCCGCAGAATACGAAGTTAAATGCATTTGATTTGAGTGTGATCATGAATAATGCCTTGAATAACTGCATGGAAAATGTAAGTGGAGATGATCCGTATATCAGCATTTCTTCTTTTCGGAAAAACAGTATCTTTATGATAACCATAAAAAACAGTTTTGGGGGTCAGCTTAATTTTGGTGATAGCGATTTGCCAGAAACAACCAAATCTGGGAGGGAACATGGAATGGGGTTGAATAACATTCGCCGGGTTGCCAGAATGTATATGGGAGATATATCTTTGAAGCAGGGAAATGAGGAAGTAATCCTTAGCATTATGATGCAGGTAGAATAA
- a CDS encoding FlxA-like family protein has translation MKINGFNGTNTQTGAMGMAQANDSVSKNIQNQIANAQQKLQDLSSNEELSLEDKMKKRQEIQQEITNLNQQLRQHQIEQRKEQQSKKTSMDDMVAGTKNTSAKKGTGLSQAGMRAMISADSSMKQAKVQGSMATQMEGRAGVLESEIKQDAGKGNTEKKEEELADLQAKAQSATASQMSSLSDANKSMEEAAKADNRTDASDNADVKTETAETITNPASESGQSVVYTPIDIRL, from the coding sequence ATGAAAATTAATGGATTTAACGGAACGAATACGCAGACAGGAGCAATGGGAATGGCACAGGCGAATGATTCTGTGAGTAAAAATATTCAGAATCAGATTGCAAATGCACAGCAGAAATTGCAGGACTTATCATCAAATGAAGAACTGTCATTAGAGGATAAGATGAAGAAACGTCAGGAGATACAACAGGAAATTACAAATCTCAATCAACAGTTAAGACAGCACCAGATTGAACAGAGAAAGGAACAGCAGAGTAAAAAAACATCTATGGATGATATGGTGGCTGGTACAAAAAATACATCTGCAAAGAAAGGAACAGGCTTGTCACAGGCAGGTATGCGGGCAATGATTTCCGCAGATTCATCTATGAAGCAAGCAAAAGTGCAGGGTAGTATGGCAACACAGATGGAAGGAAGAGCCGGTGTGCTTGAGTCTGAAATCAAGCAGGATGCCGGAAAAGGCAATACCGAAAAGAAAGAAGAAGAACTGGCAGATTTGCAGGCAAAAGCGCAGTCTGCAACAGCATCACAGATGTCTTCACTTTCAGATGCAAATAAATCTATGGAAGAAGCAGCAAAGGCAGACAACCGTACAGATGCATCAGATAATGCAGATGTTAAAACAGAAACAGCAGAAACAATAACAAATCCAGCATCAGAAAGTGGACAGTCGGTAGTATATACACCGATAGATATACGTTTATAG